A portion of the Acidimicrobiales bacterium genome contains these proteins:
- a CDS encoding SDR family oxidoreductase: MELADRICVVTGGASGIGRALSLRFAAEGARAVVVVDRDADGARATAEAIGDRGVADTADVTVEADIAAVVERTEAELGPIDLFASNAGILSGQGIEAGDEVWGRVWSVNLMAHVYASRALVPRMLARGGGYLLNTASAAGLLSQPGDAAYSVTKHAAVALAEWLAITYGDQGIKVSCLCPMAVATPMIGSANGDPPSGGARAAAVQGILSPDAVADAVVEGLRDERFLILPHPEVAAFEQRRAADHDRWLAGMRRLAGPADGGIVQPTSPALGGRTPAQQRGLRQHSTATRDQADQSAEPPTMPEDGSPRAR; the protein is encoded by the coding sequence ATGGAGCTGGCGGATCGCATCTGCGTCGTGACCGGTGGGGCGAGCGGCATCGGCCGGGCTCTCAGCCTCCGCTTCGCCGCCGAGGGGGCACGGGCCGTGGTGGTGGTCGACCGCGACGCCGACGGCGCCCGGGCCACCGCCGAGGCGATCGGCGACCGGGGCGTGGCCGACACGGCCGACGTCACCGTCGAGGCCGACATCGCCGCTGTCGTCGAGCGCACCGAGGCCGAGCTGGGCCCGATCGACCTGTTCGCCTCCAACGCCGGCATCCTCAGCGGCCAGGGCATCGAGGCCGGCGACGAGGTCTGGGGCCGGGTGTGGTCGGTCAACCTGATGGCGCACGTCTACGCCTCCCGGGCGCTGGTGCCCAGGATGCTGGCCCGGGGCGGCGGCTACCTGCTCAACACCGCCTCGGCGGCCGGGCTGCTGAGCCAGCCGGGCGACGCCGCCTACTCCGTCACCAAGCACGCCGCGGTGGCGCTGGCCGAGTGGCTGGCGATCACCTACGGCGACCAGGGCATCAAGGTGTCCTGCCTGTGCCCGATGGCGGTCGCCACGCCGATGATCGGCAGCGCCAACGGCGATCCACCGTCGGGCGGCGCCCGGGCCGCGGCCGTGCAGGGGATCCTCAGCCCCGACGCCGTGGCCGATGCCGTGGTCGAGGGCCTGCGCGACGAGCGCTTCCTGATCCTCCCCCACCCCGAGGTCGCCGCCTTCGAGCAGCGCCGCGCCGCGGACCACGACCGCTGGCTGGCGGGCATGCGCCGGCTCGCAGGCCCCGCGGATGGGGGGATCGTGCAGCCTACGAGTCCGGCACTTGGCGGCCGAACACCTGCCCAACAGCGGGGCCTCCGGCAGCACAGCACCGCGACACGAGACCAGGCGGACCAATCCGCTGAGCCTCCTACGATGCCCGAGGACGGGTCGCCCCGTGCCCGGTGA
- a CDS encoding LLM class F420-dependent oxidoreductase — translation MGMDRAGVTFASLMTLGPDLAVETARLAADCGYRSFWTAETTGPEAFSLLAAAGAAAPSLDLGTGVLALQLRTPMLVAMAGATLQALQPEREVLLGVGISSPVVTERWHGVPYGKNPLSQVREYVTLLRLCLSGEKVDFAGDFYQVKGFRLGVRLGERKPRIVVGALNPRMLRLAGELADGVLLNYLPASHVPWSVERVREGGDATIYAYVHAGVCAREEGVELARRDLFSYAVVDSYAANFTRAGFGDEVAEVRERFADRDRAGAVAAVSDRMVDAIDVMGDEDTVSATMRSYVDAGVDVPVLMPLPWGADRRAVAEATIRAAIS, via the coding sequence ATGGGCATGGATCGCGCCGGGGTGACGTTCGCTTCGCTGATGACGCTGGGTCCCGACCTGGCGGTCGAGACCGCACGGCTGGCAGCCGACTGCGGCTACCGCAGCTTCTGGACCGCCGAGACGACCGGGCCCGAGGCGTTCTCGCTGCTGGCGGCGGCGGGGGCGGCGGCACCGTCGCTCGACCTGGGCACCGGCGTGCTGGCGCTGCAGCTGCGCACCCCGATGCTGGTGGCGATGGCGGGGGCGACCCTGCAGGCGCTGCAGCCCGAGCGGGAGGTCCTGCTGGGTGTCGGCATCTCGTCGCCGGTGGTGACCGAGCGCTGGCACGGCGTGCCCTACGGCAAGAACCCGCTGTCGCAGGTGCGCGAGTACGTCACTCTGCTGCGGCTGTGCCTGTCGGGCGAGAAGGTCGACTTCGCCGGCGACTTCTACCAGGTCAAGGGCTTCCGGCTGGGCGTGCGCCTGGGTGAGCGCAAGCCCCGCATCGTGGTCGGGGCGCTCAACCCCAGGATGCTGCGGCTGGCCGGCGAGCTGGCCGACGGGGTGCTGCTCAACTACCTGCCGGCATCGCACGTGCCGTGGTCGGTGGAGCGGGTCCGGGAGGGCGGCGACGCCACGATCTACGCCTACGTCCACGCCGGGGTGTGCGCCCGCGAGGAGGGCGTGGAGCTGGCCCGGCGTGACCTCTTCTCCTACGCCGTGGTCGACAGCTACGCCGCCAACTTCACCCGGGCCGGCTTCGGCGACGAGGTCGCCGAGGTGCGGGAGCGCTTCGCCGACCGCGATCGGGCCGGGGCCGTCGCGGCGGTGAGCGACCGCATGGTCGACGCCATCGACGTGATGGGCGACGAGGACACCGTGAGCGCCACGATGCGCTCCTACGTCGACGCCGGGGTCGACGTGCCGGTGCTCATGCCGCTGCCGTGGGGCGCCGACCGCCGCGCCGTGGCCGAGGCGACGATCCGGGCCGCGATCTCCTAG
- a CDS encoding DUF480 domain-containing protein, whose product MDMTAAEGRVLGCLVEAQVANPDVYAVTLDELRFSCNQITGREPVMLLDDRVVEDTLLMLKSRGLARFVTAGHRAGPISYRHRADERWRLGEPELAVLAVLLVRGPQTVDQVYRLLDEKQLAGSRTEVEAALDTLAGRTPRSLATRLAPSGPGPAQPGDVMWAEVLTGPPQVETLFPVPPRSPVAVQPGNAPRLSPTLAEVADRLTNIERRLAGIEAALQSLRGATAPPAPRTAGPSRIHR is encoded by the coding sequence ATGGACATGACCGCGGCCGAGGGGCGCGTGCTGGGATGCCTCGTCGAGGCCCAGGTCGCCAACCCCGACGTGTACGCGGTCACGCTCGACGAGCTGCGCTTCTCCTGCAACCAGATCACCGGGCGCGAACCGGTGATGCTGCTGGACGACCGCGTGGTCGAGGACACGCTGCTGATGCTCAAGTCCCGTGGCCTGGCCCGCTTCGTGACGGCCGGTCACCGCGCCGGGCCCATCAGCTACCGCCATCGGGCCGACGAGCGCTGGCGGCTGGGCGAGCCCGAGCTGGCGGTGTTGGCGGTGCTGCTGGTGCGGGGTCCGCAGACCGTCGACCAGGTGTACCGGCTGCTCGACGAGAAGCAGCTGGCCGGCTCCCGCACCGAGGTGGAGGCGGCGCTCGACACGCTGGCGGGCCGCACGCCCCGGTCGCTGGCCACCCGGTTGGCGCCGTCGGGGCCGGGGCCCGCCCAGCCCGGTGACGTCATGTGGGCAGAGGTGCTGACCGGCCCGCCGCAGGTCGAGACGCTGTTCCCGGTGCCGCCGCGGTCCCCGGTGGCCGTCCAGCCCGGCAATGCCCCACGGCTGTCGCCCACCCTCGCCGAGGTGGCCGACCGGCTCACCAACATCGAGCGGCGCCTGGCGGGCATCGAGGCGGCCCTGCAGTCGCTGCGGGGCGCCACCGCACCGCCGGCACCCCGCACCGCCGGCCCCAGCCGCATCCACCGCTGA